Proteins encoded together in one Priestia aryabhattai window:
- a CDS encoding spore coat protein, with translation MPDKGYSSHFKPLKGRVVTVYRGGPESKTGYLVDVQSDYLILAVESNNNNNNNNGENNNQNNQNNQNNQNNQNNNQQEYTLVYYHLAHVKSITEDTMSNSAQTFTGISTELELYRGKTFAGTLSLMKTKYVQVNQGGPEKKAGQLLDVLGSFESAYIVLLTEDDGVIYINTEHVKSVSEYQNNDGNQNNNGNQNNQSANELFLSQEPEYMKSKNFNDLFAHLSHKWVSINGGGPEAVEGVLVQSRNGTFTLVQNNQVLRLQPRHVKTICVGAKGAFKQNDNNQNNEQTEENGETESAKSKEERTGSRTGGRTGGRRTGGGRTDDRSRGRRTGSRSSVPGEKVIKTKNYRWKA, from the coding sequence ATGCCTGATAAAGGCTATTCTTCTCACTTTAAACCCCTAAAAGGAAGAGTGGTGACCGTTTATCGTGGAGGACCTGAATCTAAAACAGGTTATTTGGTTGACGTGCAATCAGATTATTTAATCTTAGCGGTAGAAAGCAATAATAACAATAATAACAATAATGGTGAAAATAACAATCAAAACAATCAAAACAACCAAAACAACCAAAACAACCAAAATAATAATCAACAAGAATATACCCTTGTATATTATCACTTAGCTCATGTAAAAAGCATTACTGAAGATACTATGTCAAATTCGGCGCAAACATTTACAGGAATTAGCACAGAATTAGAATTATATCGAGGAAAAACTTTTGCTGGAACTTTATCATTGATGAAAACTAAATATGTGCAGGTTAACCAAGGTGGACCTGAGAAAAAAGCAGGTCAGCTTCTTGATGTCTTAGGTTCATTTGAATCTGCTTATATAGTATTACTCACAGAGGATGACGGTGTTATCTATATTAACACTGAACACGTTAAGAGTGTAAGTGAATATCAAAATAATGATGGGAATCAAAATAACAATGGGAATCAAAATAATCAATCTGCAAATGAACTCTTCTTGAGCCAAGAACCAGAATATATGAAATCTAAGAATTTTAACGATCTGTTTGCACACCTTTCTCATAAATGGGTATCTATCAACGGTGGAGGACCTGAAGCCGTAGAGGGCGTGTTAGTACAAAGTCGAAACGGTACATTTACACTTGTTCAGAATAATCAAGTATTACGCTTACAGCCAAGACACGTTAAAACCATTTGTGTAGGAGCAAAAGGAGCTTTTAAGCAAAACGACAACAATCAAAATAACGAGCAAACAGAAGAAAATGGAGAGACTGAATCTGCAAAGTCTAAAGAAGAACGTACAGGAAGCCGCACGGGAGGACGTACAGGAGGACGCCGTACAGGAGGAGGTCGCACAGACGATCGCTCTCGAGGACGCCGTACAGGTTCACGCTCTTCAGTACCAGGCGAGAAAGTTATTAAAACGAAAAATTATCGTTGGAAAGCATGA
- a CDS encoding CotH kinase family protein, with translation MKQKEIPQYALFVNVKDLKEMQRDIWSEEAFQATMKFNKKRYDIDLLLRGSHIRKMKKKSYYIEFYSPKIFQRAKEIHLNAEYKDPSLMRNKLSLDFFSSLDVLSPHSQFVTLKINGKNEGIYLQLESVDELFLKKRNLADGSIFYAVDGDANFSLMSDLDKKPKTTLLSGYEDKAVKQGDEEKLEKFIFNLNTWTNTEFEQNIDKYLNVDCYLSWLVGIICMQNYDGFVHNYALYLNHESGRFELIPWDYDATWGRDVNGKVMEGDYVRAQGFNTLTARLLAVDSIKKHYIQKMNNVLNNQFTIEHMKPIIYQLHEYITPYVLKDPYVKDNMEQFYKEPDFMLSFIKERTAYIKNNLLTL, from the coding sequence ATGAAGCAAAAAGAAATTCCTCAATACGCTCTGTTTGTGAATGTAAAAGATTTAAAGGAAATGCAAAGAGATATTTGGTCAGAAGAAGCGTTTCAGGCAACGATGAAGTTTAATAAAAAACGTTACGATATTGATTTGTTGCTAAGAGGCTCCCATATTCGGAAGATGAAGAAAAAGTCATATTATATTGAATTTTATTCTCCAAAAATATTTCAGCGTGCCAAAGAAATACACTTGAATGCTGAATACAAAGATCCATCGCTTATGCGCAACAAATTGTCCCTCGATTTTTTCTCCTCCTTAGACGTTTTATCTCCTCACTCTCAGTTTGTCACTCTTAAGATTAATGGGAAAAATGAAGGGATATATCTTCAGCTCGAATCGGTAGATGAACTATTTTTGAAAAAAAGAAATTTAGCGGATGGATCCATATTTTATGCAGTGGACGGAGATGCTAATTTTTCTTTGATGAGCGACTTGGATAAAAAGCCGAAAACGACTTTGTTATCTGGATATGAAGATAAAGCAGTAAAACAAGGGGATGAGGAAAAATTAGAAAAGTTTATCTTTAATCTTAATACATGGACAAATACAGAATTCGAACAGAATATTGATAAGTATCTGAACGTCGACTGTTACTTATCTTGGTTAGTTGGCATTATTTGTATGCAGAATTACGATGGTTTTGTCCATAACTATGCTCTCTATCTAAATCATGAAAGCGGGCGATTTGAACTGATTCCGTGGGATTATGATGCAACTTGGGGAAGAGATGTAAATGGAAAAGTAATGGAGGGGGACTACGTCCGTGCACAAGGATTTAACACGCTTACAGCTCGCTTATTGGCAGTAGATAGCATTAAAAAACATTACATTCAAAAAATGAACAATGTTCTAAATAATCAATTTACAATAGAACATATGAAACCAATCATTTATCAACTGCATGAGTATATCACTCCTTATGTATTAAAAGATCCTTACGTAAAAGATAACATGGAGCAATTTTATAAAGAACCCGACTTTATGCTGTCTTTTATAAAAGAACGAACAGCGTATATTAAAAATAACCTTTTGACTCTTTAA